The following are encoded in a window of Bordetella genomosp. 10 genomic DNA:
- a CDS encoding phosphoadenylyl-sulfate reductase, translated as MSSIPGVRAALSSAVAPSGLAADRSTGLPADLAGKWRALGQRLADIARRYPDAALASSLAAEDMLLTHAILDGGIGLGIFTLDTGRLHAETLALLDTIAARYGRRPEVFHPQADAVRAHVDAHGAYAFYESVELRKACCEIRKVEPLRRALAGRKAWITGQRRAQSATRADLPEEEQDVVFGLYKFNPLADWTETEVWTAIRALGIPYNPLHDQGYPSIGCEPCTRAIRPGEDVRAGRWWWESSDSKECGLHAGNRFSIKSQAP; from the coding sequence ATGAGTTCTATCCCTGGCGTCCGCGCCGCGCTTTCTTCAGCCGTCGCGCCGTCCGGCCTGGCCGCCGATCGCTCCACCGGCCTGCCCGCCGATCTCGCCGGCAAATGGCGGGCGCTCGGGCAGCGCCTGGCCGATATCGCGCGTCGCTATCCGGACGCCGCGCTGGCCTCGTCGCTGGCGGCCGAGGATATGCTGTTGACGCATGCCATCCTGGACGGCGGCATCGGGCTGGGCATCTTCACGCTGGACACCGGCCGCCTGCATGCGGAAACCCTGGCGCTGCTGGACACGATAGCGGCGCGCTACGGCCGCCGGCCCGAGGTCTTCCACCCCCAGGCCGACGCGGTGCGGGCGCACGTCGACGCGCACGGCGCTTATGCGTTCTACGAGAGCGTGGAACTGCGCAAGGCCTGTTGCGAAATCCGCAAGGTGGAGCCGCTGCGCCGCGCGCTGGCGGGCCGCAAGGCATGGATCACCGGCCAGCGCCGCGCCCAGTCCGCCACCCGCGCCGACCTGCCCGAAGAAGAGCAGGACGTCGTCTTCGGCCTGTACAAGTTCAACCCGCTGGCCGACTGGACCGAAACCGAGGTCTGGACCGCGATCCGCGCCTTGGGCATCCCCTACAACCCGCTGCACGACCAAGGCTATCCCTCCATCGGCTGCGAGCCCTGTACCCGCGCCATCCGCCCCGGCGAGGACGTGCGCGCCGGCCGCTGGTGGTGGGAGTCGTCCGATTCCAAGGAATGCGGCCTGCACGCCGGCAACCGTTTTTCGATCAAGTCCCAGGCGCCGTGA
- the cysD gene encoding sulfate adenylyltransferase subunit CysD, which translates to MSTVQQHTRSHLDWLESEAIFILREVAAECERPVLLFSGGKDSCVLLRLAEKAFRPGRFPFPLLHVDTGHNFGEVIDFRDARAAELGETLIVRSVEDSIARGSVVLRRETDSRNAAQAVTLLEAIAEFGFDACIGGARRDEEKARAKERIFSFRDEFGLWDPKNQRPEVWDLYNTRVHRGENMRVFPISNWTELDVWQYIEREQLALPSIYYAHRRDVVRRNGLLVPVTRLTPSRDGEQVENLSVRFRTVGDISCTCPVASEASDNAAIIAETAISDITERGATRMDDQTSEASMERRKREGYF; encoded by the coding sequence ATGTCCACCGTACAACAACACACCCGCAGCCATCTGGATTGGCTGGAATCCGAAGCCATCTTCATCCTGCGCGAAGTCGCCGCCGAGTGCGAGCGGCCCGTCCTGCTGTTTTCCGGCGGCAAGGATTCCTGCGTCCTGCTGCGCCTGGCGGAAAAAGCCTTCCGCCCGGGACGTTTTCCCTTCCCCCTGCTGCACGTGGACACCGGCCACAACTTCGGCGAGGTGATCGATTTCCGCGACGCCCGCGCCGCCGAGCTGGGCGAGACGCTGATCGTGCGCAGCGTCGAGGATTCGATCGCGCGCGGCTCGGTGGTGTTGCGGCGCGAAACCGATTCGCGCAATGCCGCGCAGGCGGTGACGCTGCTGGAAGCCATCGCCGAGTTCGGCTTCGACGCGTGCATCGGCGGCGCGCGCCGCGACGAAGAGAAGGCGCGCGCGAAGGAGCGCATCTTCTCCTTCCGCGACGAGTTCGGCCTGTGGGATCCGAAGAACCAGCGGCCCGAGGTCTGGGACCTCTACAACACCCGGGTGCATCGCGGCGAGAACATGCGCGTGTTCCCCATCTCCAACTGGACCGAGCTGGACGTCTGGCAGTACATCGAACGCGAGCAACTGGCCTTGCCGTCGATCTACTACGCCCACCGGCGCGACGTGGTGCGGCGCAACGGCCTGCTGGTGCCGGTGACTCGCCTGACCCCGTCCCGGGACGGCGAGCAGGTCGAGAACCTGTCGGTGCGCTTTCGCACGGTCGGCGACATCTCCTGCACCTGCCCCGTGGCGTCGGAGGCGTCGGACAACGCCGCCATCATCGCCGAGACCGCCATCAGCGACATCACCGAACGCGGCGCCACGCGCATGGACGACCAGACCTCGGAAGCGTCCATGGAACGGCGCAAGCGCGAAGGGTATTTCTAA
- a CDS encoding sulfate adenylyltransferase subunit 1 has product MNAINDSFLPSADGGVIRLITAGSVDDGKSTLIGRLLYDSKGVFADQLDAIARAKHKRVSGDGIDFSLLTDGLEAEREQGITIDVAYRYFATPRRKFIIADAPGHEQYTRNMVTGASTADVAVILIDATRAADGRLLPQTKRHSMLAHLLGIRHIVVAVNKMDLVDWDQAVFARIDAAYAGLARRIGIERYQALPISALRGDNVVNRSEAAPWYEGQPLLSLLEALDTRDAAADAPLRFPVQWVSRHDGDTATDFRAYAGRLASGILRVGDEVVVQPAGASARVRRILAHTEARAHAHAGDSVMVELDRDVDVSRGDVLAHADAPARVAREFEAELCWFDAQALNPARKYLLKHGTRLTSARIKEVRTRRDIHELDEIEAQGSALSMNDIGRVVIATRDALAVDAYAQNPATGAFILIDEATHQTAAAGMLR; this is encoded by the coding sequence ATGAACGCCATCAACGACTCCTTCCTGCCGTCCGCCGACGGCGGCGTCATTCGCCTGATCACCGCCGGTTCGGTCGACGACGGCAAGTCCACGCTGATCGGCCGCCTGCTGTATGACAGCAAGGGCGTGTTCGCCGACCAGCTCGACGCCATCGCGCGCGCCAAGCACAAGCGCGTCAGCGGCGACGGCATCGACTTCTCCCTGCTCACCGACGGGCTGGAGGCGGAGCGGGAGCAGGGGATCACCATCGACGTCGCCTATCGCTACTTCGCGACGCCCCGGCGCAAGTTCATCATCGCCGACGCGCCCGGCCATGAGCAGTACACGCGCAACATGGTGACCGGCGCCTCCACCGCCGACGTCGCCGTCATCCTGATCGACGCCACGCGCGCCGCCGACGGCCGCTTGCTGCCGCAGACCAAGCGCCACAGCATGCTGGCGCATCTGCTGGGCATCCGCCACATCGTGGTCGCGGTCAACAAGATGGACCTGGTCGATTGGGACCAGGCGGTGTTCGCGCGCATCGACGCCGCCTATGCCGGCCTGGCGCGCCGCATCGGCATCGAGCGCTACCAGGCGCTGCCGATCTCCGCGCTGCGCGGAGACAACGTGGTGAACCGTAGCGAGGCCGCGCCCTGGTACGAAGGCCAGCCGCTGCTGTCCTTGCTGGAAGCGCTGGACACGCGCGACGCCGCCGCCGACGCGCCCCTGCGTTTTCCGGTGCAATGGGTGTCGCGCCATGACGGCGACACGGCGACCGACTTCCGCGCCTATGCGGGCCGCCTCGCCAGCGGCATCCTGCGCGTCGGCGATGAAGTGGTGGTGCAGCCCGCCGGCGCGAGCGCGCGCGTGCGCCGCATCCTGGCGCACACGGAAGCGCGCGCGCACGCCCATGCGGGCGACTCCGTCATGGTGGAGCTGGATCGCGACGTCGACGTATCGCGCGGCGACGTGCTCGCGCACGCCGATGCGCCGGCGCGCGTCGCGCGCGAGTTCGAAGCGGAGCTGTGCTGGTTCGATGCGCAGGCCTTGAATCCCGCGCGCAAGTATCTGCTCAAGCACGGCACGCGCTTGACCTCGGCGCGCATCAAGGAGGTGCGCACGCGCCGCGACATCCACGAACTCGATGAGATCGAAGCGCAAGGCAGCGCATTGTCGATGAACGATATCGGCCGCGTGGTGATCGCGACGCGCGATGCGTTGGCGGTGGATGCCTATGCGCAAAACCCGGCCACCGGCGCCTTCATCCTGATCGACGAAGCGACGCACCAGACCGCGGCCGCGGGCATGCTGCGGTGA
- a CDS encoding PA0069 family radical SAM protein has product MERTDHFVSAGSGSPAAAPAALRGRGAVTNVGHRFQQDERSAAVDHDPAQTVPVYFQPPRGLATTVAVEQARRILSRNDSPDIGFDQAINPYRGCEHGCVYCYARPTHAYLGYSPGLDFETRLVAKANAVDALRAELARPGYRVSPINLGSATDIYQPIERDWRLTRGLLELLLETGHPLTLVTKNALVERDLDLLRALAERNLVAVYVSITSLDNDLSRTLEPRASAPQRRLQAVRTLAEAGVPVGVLVAPVIPFINDVYLERILEAAAHAGAYYGSYTVVRLPWEVKDVFEQWLLAHFPDRAQRVLHRIEDMRGGKRNDPHFGTRMRGTGAWADLLRQRFELAVRKHGLNRQRLLLDTQRFVAPSPVGGAAGRQVRAPSPQLSLFDPPGPAVSSAAQTPTR; this is encoded by the coding sequence ATGGAACGCACCGATCATTTTGTTTCCGCCGGTTCTGGGTCCCCGGCTGCCGCCCCCGCCGCCTTGCGCGGTCGGGGTGCGGTTACTAATGTCGGCCATCGCTTCCAGCAAGACGAGCGCAGCGCCGCCGTCGATCACGACCCCGCTCAAACTGTCCCCGTTTATTTCCAGCCGCCCCGCGGATTGGCCACCACCGTGGCGGTCGAGCAGGCGCGCCGCATCCTCTCCCGCAACGATTCGCCGGATATCGGCTTCGACCAGGCCATCAATCCCTACCGCGGGTGCGAGCACGGCTGCGTCTATTGCTACGCCCGGCCCACCCATGCCTACCTGGGCTATTCCCCCGGCCTGGACTTCGAGACCCGCCTGGTCGCCAAGGCCAACGCCGTGGACGCCCTGCGCGCGGAACTGGCGCGGCCGGGCTATCGCGTCTCGCCCATCAACCTGGGCTCCGCCACGGATATCTACCAGCCCATCGAGCGCGACTGGCGCCTGACGCGCGGCCTGCTCGAATTGCTGCTGGAAACCGGCCATCCGCTGACCCTGGTGACCAAGAACGCCCTGGTCGAGCGCGACCTGGACCTGCTGCGCGCCCTGGCCGAGCGCAACCTGGTCGCCGTGTACGTCAGCATCACCTCCCTGGACAACGACCTGTCGCGCACGCTGGAGCCGCGCGCCTCGGCGCCGCAGCGCCGGCTGCAAGCGGTGCGCACGCTGGCCGAAGCGGGCGTGCCGGTCGGCGTCCTGGTCGCGCCCGTCATTCCCTTCATCAACGACGTCTACCTGGAACGCATCCTCGAAGCCGCTGCCCACGCCGGCGCCTACTACGGCAGCTATACCGTGGTGCGCCTGCCCTGGGAAGTGAAGGATGTGTTCGAACAATGGCTGCTGGCCCATTTCCCCGACCGCGCGCAGCGCGTGCTGCACCGTATCGAGGACATGCGGGGCGGCAAGCGCAACGATCCCCATTTCGGTACCCGCATGCGCGGCACCGGCGCCTGGGCCGATCTGCTGCGTCAACGCTTCGAACTGGCCGTGCGCAAGCACGGCCTGAACCGCCAGCGCTTGCTGCTGGACACCCAACGATTCGTCGCGCCGTCCCCCGTGGGCGGCGCGGCGGGACGGCAGGTCCGGGCGCCGTCCCCGCAATTGAGCTTGTTCGACCCGCCCGGCCCCGCTGTTTCATCCGCCGCGCAGACGCCTACGCGCTAG
- the rplS gene encoding 50S ribosomal protein L19 produces MNLIAILEQEEIKRLLGDNKTLPEFAPGDTVVVNVNVVEGNRKRVQAFEGVVIAKRNRGLNSSFIVRKISSGEAVERTFQLYSPQIASIEVKRRGDVRRAKLYYLRNRSGKSARIKEKLVSRQAAAQSAKAAS; encoded by the coding sequence ATGAACCTCATCGCTATCCTGGAACAGGAAGAAATCAAGCGCCTGCTGGGCGACAACAAGACGCTGCCCGAGTTCGCCCCCGGCGACACCGTGGTGGTCAACGTCAACGTGGTTGAAGGTAACCGCAAGCGCGTCCAGGCCTTCGAAGGCGTGGTCATCGCCAAGCGCAACCGCGGCCTGAACTCGTCGTTCATCGTGCGCAAGATCTCGTCGGGTGAAGCCGTCGAGCGTACGTTCCAACTGTACTCGCCGCAAATCGCCTCGATCGAAGTGAAGCGTCGTGGCGACGTGCGTCGCGCCAAGCTGTACTACCTGCGCAACCGCTCGGGCAAGTCGGCTCGCATCAAGGAAAAGCTGGTCAGCCGTCAGGCTGCCGCCCAGTCGGCCAAGGCCGCGTCCTGA
- a CDS encoding CoA pyrophosphatase, with protein sequence MSDSSSPSRPRRPSVRPFFDPATQPWVTADDGLPPLPSERLTEPALRQRLAGPTSWSVQLPLNDDTRYPGREGPPVLAAVLVPLVSRPDGVSVMLTQRAAHLHDHAGQISFPGGRIEDSDPSPVAAALREAQEETGLAPDYVDVLGSMPSYMTATGFSITPVVGLVQPGFTLAPDAFEVAEVFEVPLRFIVDPANHRLHRAELADGRVRQYYSMPWGRYFIWGATAAMLRNLYYLLGGGR encoded by the coding sequence ATGTCTGACTCTTCTTCTCCTTCGCGGCCGCGCCGTCCTTCCGTGCGGCCGTTTTTCGATCCGGCGACCCAGCCCTGGGTCACGGCCGATGATGGTTTGCCGCCGTTGCCTTCCGAACGCCTGACGGAGCCGGCCTTGCGCCAGCGGCTGGCCGGGCCCACGTCGTGGTCGGTGCAACTGCCCCTGAACGACGACACCCGTTATCCGGGACGCGAGGGTCCACCCGTGCTGGCGGCCGTGCTGGTGCCGCTGGTGTCCCGCCCGGACGGGGTGTCCGTGATGCTGACCCAGCGTGCCGCGCACCTGCACGACCATGCGGGGCAGATCAGCTTTCCCGGCGGCCGTATCGAGGACAGCGACCCCAGTCCGGTGGCGGCCGCCTTGCGCGAAGCGCAAGAGGAAACCGGTTTGGCGCCCGATTATGTCGACGTGCTGGGCAGCATGCCGTCCTATATGACGGCCACCGGTTTTTCCATTACGCCCGTCGTCGGCCTGGTGCAGCCGGGATTCACCCTGGCGCCCGATGCGTTCGAAGTGGCGGAAGTGTTCGAAGTGCCCCTGCGCTTCATCGTCGACCCGGCGAACCATCGCCTGCACCGCGCGGAATTGGCCGATGGCCGGGTGCGGCAGTACTACTCCATGCCCTGGGGCCGTTATTTCATCTGGGGCGCGACGGCCGCCATGCTGCGCAATCTGTATTACCTGCTGGGCGGCGGACGTTAG
- the rsgA gene encoding ribosome small subunit-dependent GTPase A, with product MRARQQGSPSPANRAPQVQGRVIGAHGRHFLVEFADGTQRLCFPRGKKTGAAVGDQVTVSLEGRDEGAIDAILPRKNLLYRSDEMRSKQFAANVDRLFIVVAVQPTFSDDLAGRALTGAWSAGIEPYLVLNKVDLETGLAEARARLAPLARLGVPVLEVSAQDPDHARAVLAPHMAGHANLLLGQSGMGKSTLLNALVPGAAAPTREHSTALDMGKHTTTSTRLYHLPEGGDLIDSPGFQAFGLGHLSGEDIVRGFPEFAPFVANCRFYNCAHLHEPGCGVLAALREGLIEPARHALYQRIVEENAAQARY from the coding sequence ATGAGGGCGCGCCAGCAAGGCAGCCCCTCCCCGGCCAACCGCGCGCCCCAGGTCCAGGGCCGCGTCATCGGCGCCCACGGCCGGCACTTCCTGGTCGAGTTCGCCGACGGCACGCAACGCCTGTGCTTTCCGCGCGGCAAGAAGACCGGCGCCGCCGTCGGCGACCAGGTCACCGTTTCCCTGGAGGGACGCGACGAAGGCGCCATCGACGCCATCCTGCCGCGCAAGAACCTGCTGTACCGCTCCGACGAGATGCGCAGCAAGCAGTTCGCGGCCAACGTGGACCGGCTGTTCATCGTGGTGGCGGTGCAACCCACCTTCTCCGACGACCTCGCCGGCCGCGCCCTGACGGGCGCCTGGAGCGCCGGCATCGAGCCCTATCTGGTCCTGAACAAGGTGGACCTGGAAACCGGGCTGGCCGAGGCCCGCGCGCGGCTGGCGCCGCTCGCCCGCCTGGGCGTGCCGGTGCTGGAAGTCAGCGCCCAGGACCCGGACCACGCCCGCGCCGTCCTGGCGCCGCACATGGCCGGCCACGCCAACCTGCTGCTGGGCCAGAGTGGCATGGGAAAATCCACGCTGCTCAATGCCCTGGTGCCGGGCGCCGCCGCGCCCACGCGCGAACATTCCACCGCGCTGGACATGGGCAAGCACACCACCACCAGCACTCGGCTATACCATCTTCCGGAGGGCGGCGACCTGATCGACTCGCCCGGCTTCCAGGCCTTCGGCCTGGGCCATCTCTCGGGCGAGGACATCGTGCGCGGCTTCCCGGAGTTCGCGCCCTTCGTGGCGAACTGCCGCTTCTACAACTGCGCCCACCTGCATGAGCCCGGCTGCGGCGTCCTGGCCGCCCTGCGCGAGGGCCTGATCGAGCCGGCGCGCCATGCGCTCTATCAGCGCATCGTGGAGGAAAACGCGGCGCAGGCGCGGTACTGA
- a CDS encoding M48 family metallopeptidase: protein MLTLLFVALLLAGITVRVWLASRQIRHVVRHRDAVPPEFSARIGLVSHQRAADYTVARVRLGLKERFFDAAVLIVLTLLGGLQAIATWISGLVDNDFARQLLLIAVVGLLLGLLELPFTLWRQFRLEGRFGFNRMTPGLFFRDTVKGLILTAVIGLPLAAAVLWLMARAGAYWWLWAWALWVGFSLLTLLLGPTLIAPLFNKFTPLEDAELGSRIRQLAQRCGFAIDGLFVMDGSRRSGHGNAYFTGFGKSRRIVFFDTLLARLDGPEIEAVLAHELGHFAHRHIVKRIVMSFVLALGFFALLGWLAGQPWFYTQLGVMPQLGGRNDAMALLLLFMVVPVFTFLFTPLASWYSRRDEFEADRYAAEQSSARQLVSALVKLYDDNAATLTPDPIHSAFYDSHPPAAIRIRHLSQAPVAPVVAVQP from the coding sequence ATGCTTACACTCTTGTTCGTCGCCCTGCTGCTGGCAGGCATCACCGTCCGGGTCTGGCTGGCCAGCCGGCAAATCCGGCACGTGGTGCGCCATCGCGACGCCGTGCCGCCGGAATTTTCCGCCCGTATCGGCCTGGTCAGCCATCAACGCGCGGCGGATTACACCGTGGCGCGCGTCCGCCTGGGCCTGAAAGAACGCTTTTTTGACGCCGCCGTCCTCATCGTGCTGACGCTGCTGGGCGGCCTGCAGGCCATCGCCACCTGGATTTCCGGCCTGGTCGACAACGATTTCGCGCGCCAACTGCTGCTGATCGCCGTGGTGGGACTGCTGCTGGGGCTGCTGGAACTGCCCTTCACGCTGTGGCGCCAGTTCCGCCTGGAAGGCCGCTTCGGCTTCAACCGCATGACCCCGGGCCTGTTTTTCCGGGACACGGTCAAGGGACTGATCCTGACGGCGGTCATCGGCCTGCCGCTGGCCGCCGCCGTGCTGTGGCTGATGGCGCGCGCCGGCGCCTATTGGTGGCTGTGGGCCTGGGCCCTCTGGGTCGGCTTCAGCCTGCTCACCCTGCTGCTGGGCCCCACCCTGATCGCCCCGCTGTTCAACAAGTTCACGCCCCTGGAGGATGCCGAACTGGGCAGCCGCATCCGGCAACTGGCGCAGCGCTGCGGCTTCGCCATCGACGGCCTGTTCGTCATGGACGGCTCCCGCCGCTCCGGCCACGGCAACGCCTATTTCACCGGCTTCGGCAAATCGCGGCGGATCGTGTTCTTCGACACCCTGCTGGCGCGCCTGGACGGCCCCGAGATCGAGGCCGTGCTGGCGCACGAACTGGGCCACTTCGCCCACCGCCACATCGTCAAGCGCATCGTCATGAGCTTCGTGCTGGCGCTCGGCTTCTTCGCCCTGCTCGGCTGGCTGGCGGGGCAACCCTGGTTCTACACGCAACTGGGCGTCATGCCCCAGTTGGGCGGCCGCAACGACGCCATGGCCCTGCTGCTGCTCTTCATGGTGGTGCCGGTCTTCACCTTCCTGTTCACGCCGCTGGCGAGCTGGTATTCGCGCCGGGATGAATTCGAGGCCGATCGCTACGCCGCGGAACAGAGTTCGGCCAGGCAACTGGTGTCCGCCCTGGTCAAGCTGTACGACGACAACGCCGCCACGCTGACCCCCGATCCCATCCATTCGGCCTTCTATGACAGCCACCCGCCGGCGGCGATACGCATCCGGCACCTGAGCCAGGCGCCCGTCGCGCCGGTGGTGGCAGTCCAGCCATGA
- the orn gene encoding oligoribonuclease, with the protein MALNENRLVWLDMEMTGLDPEKERIIEVAVVVTEPDLTVVAEGPVIVVHQPDSLLDAMDNWNKSTHGKSGLIDKVKASTVDEAQAEDILLEFLARHVPAGKSPLCGNTISQDRRFMFAYMPRLEQFFHYRNLDVSTLKELARRWRPEVYRGFDKKSRHEALADIYESIAELAYYREHFLKV; encoded by the coding sequence ATGGCTCTGAACGAGAACCGCCTGGTTTGGCTGGATATGGAAATGACCGGCCTGGATCCGGAAAAGGAACGCATCATCGAAGTGGCGGTGGTCGTGACCGAACCCGACCTCACCGTGGTGGCCGAAGGACCGGTCATCGTGGTGCACCAGCCCGACAGCCTGCTCGACGCCATGGACAACTGGAACAAGTCCACGCACGGCAAGAGCGGCCTGATCGACAAGGTCAAGGCCTCGACCGTCGACGAAGCCCAGGCCGAGGACATCCTGCTGGAATTCCTGGCCAGGCACGTGCCGGCGGGCAAGTCGCCGCTGTGCGGCAATACCATCAGCCAGGACCGCCGCTTCATGTTCGCCTACATGCCGCGCCTGGAACAGTTCTTCCATTATCGCAACCTCGACGTCAGCACCCTGAAGGAGCTGGCGCGCCGCTGGCGCCCGGAGGTCTACCGCGGCTTCGACAAGAAAAGCCGGCACGAGGCGCTGGCCGATATCTACGAATCGATCGCCGAGCTGGCCTATTATCGCGAGCATTTCCTGAAGGTCTGA
- a CDS encoding LysR family transcriptional regulator: MRFSLRQMEVFRAVMLTGSIKGASRLLFTSQPALSRIVAHTESTLGLALFRRVKGKLVPTVEAEALYREVNHCYEHVLRIDEFARGLASGQSGTLNLACSPALSRGVVAATITEFVRQYPNIQVNFVQTLLNGMAQEVLSKKVDLAISVLPIEHPNLRVEPFLEGRMVCVAPRGHALSRKRRVSLADLGGYPLIAHHPGIPFGQLVSSAFEKAGVAMRVSVYIHQTDMACSLVRAGAGVAVVDQFTMAGMAWPGIQVLPLAEDIPLQPSIVRSVFDTGRSHADKFIELLRKAS, encoded by the coding sequence ATGCGATTCAGCCTGCGCCAGATGGAGGTGTTCCGGGCCGTCATGCTGACCGGCTCCATCAAGGGCGCTTCCAGGCTGCTGTTCACCTCGCAGCCCGCTCTCAGCCGCATCGTCGCCCACACGGAAAGCACGCTGGGCCTGGCGCTGTTCCGCCGCGTCAAGGGCAAGCTGGTGCCCACCGTGGAAGCCGAGGCCCTGTACCGGGAGGTCAACCACTGCTATGAGCACGTGCTGCGCATCGACGAGTTCGCCCGCGGCCTGGCCAGCGGGCAGTCGGGCACGCTGAACCTCGCCTGCAGCCCTGCTCTCAGCCGCGGCGTGGTGGCCGCCACGATCACCGAATTCGTGCGCCAGTATCCCAATATCCAGGTGAATTTCGTCCAGACCCTGCTCAACGGCATGGCGCAGGAAGTCCTGAGCAAGAAAGTGGACCTGGCGATTTCGGTGCTGCCCATCGAGCATCCCAACCTGCGCGTGGAGCCGTTTCTGGAGGGACGCATGGTGTGCGTGGCGCCGCGCGGCCACGCCCTGTCGCGCAAGCGGCGGGTCAGCCTGGCCGATCTGGGCGGCTATCCGCTGATCGCGCATCATCCCGGCATTCCCTTCGGGCAACTGGTGTCCTCGGCCTTCGAAAAAGCGGGCGTGGCGATGCGGGTGTCCGTCTACATCCACCAGACCGACATGGCGTGCAGCCTGGTGCGCGCCGGCGCGGGCGTCGCCGTGGTCGACCAGTTCACCATGGCCGGCATGGCCTGGCCCGGCATCCAGGTGTTGCCGCTGGCGGAGGACATTCCCTTGCAGCCCAGCATCGTGCGCTCGGTCTTCGATACCGGCCGCAGCCACGCCGACAAGTTCATCGAGCTATTGCGCAAGGCGTCGTGA
- the dbpA gene encoding ATP-dependent RNA helicase DbpA, which translates to MTNTPFSSLPLLPALLDNLQGLGFEHMTPIQAQSLPLILEGRDLIAQAKTGSGKTAAFGLGVLQKLDAGRLVPQGLVVCPTRELADQVAQELRRLARLIPNVKILTLCGGAAARPQAESLARGAHLVVGTPGRLQDHLERGSLDLSGLDTLVLDEADRMVDMGFYDDIVAIASHCPAKRQTLLFSATYPDNIRKLSARFLRNPAEVKVEALHDASRIEQIFYEIGEDERLEAVSTLLTHFRPVSTLAFCNTKIRSHDLVEHLRSQGTSAQALNGDLEQRERDEILIQFANRSCAVLVATDVAARGLDIQNLGAVINVDVTKDTEVHVHRIGRSGRGDQKGLALSLCSPEEMRWANLIEEYQGAPLKWADIKSLRPKADRPLRAPMVTLCIQGGKKDKLRPGDLLGALTGDGGLAFEQVGKINITEFNAYVALDRQIAKQAFSRISGSNIKGRRFRMRFLEEF; encoded by the coding sequence GTGACCAACACGCCCTTCTCCTCCCTGCCCCTCCTGCCCGCCTTGCTGGACAACCTGCAAGGCCTGGGTTTCGAACACATGACGCCGATCCAGGCGCAGAGCCTGCCGCTCATCCTGGAAGGCCGCGACCTGATCGCGCAGGCCAAGACCGGCAGCGGCAAGACCGCGGCGTTCGGCCTGGGCGTGCTGCAGAAGCTGGATGCCGGCCGGCTGGTCCCGCAAGGGCTGGTCGTCTGCCCGACCCGCGAACTGGCCGACCAGGTGGCCCAGGAACTGCGCCGGCTGGCCCGCCTGATTCCCAATGTCAAGATACTGACCCTGTGCGGCGGCGCCGCCGCGCGTCCCCAGGCCGAATCGCTCGCCCGCGGCGCGCACCTGGTGGTGGGCACGCCCGGCCGGCTCCAGGACCACCTGGAACGCGGCAGCCTGGACCTCTCCGGCCTGGACACTCTGGTGCTGGACGAGGCCGACCGCATGGTCGACATGGGCTTCTACGACGACATCGTCGCCATCGCCTCGCATTGCCCGGCCAAGCGCCAGACCCTGCTGTTCTCGGCCACCTACCCCGACAACATCCGCAAGCTCAGCGCGCGCTTCCTGCGCAATCCGGCCGAGGTCAAGGTGGAAGCCCTGCACGACGCCAGCCGCATCGAACAGATCTTCTACGAGATCGGCGAAGACGAAAGGCTGGAAGCCGTGTCCACGCTGCTGACCCACTTCCGTCCGGTCTCCACGCTGGCGTTCTGCAACACCAAGATCCGCAGCCATGACCTGGTCGAACACCTGCGGTCCCAGGGCACCAGCGCCCAGGCCCTGAACGGCGACCTCGAACAACGCGAGCGCGACGAAATCCTGATCCAGTTCGCCAACCGCAGTTGCGCCGTGCTGGTCGCCACCGACGTCGCCGCCCGCGGCCTGGACATTCAGAACCTGGGCGCCGTGATCAACGTGGACGTGACCAAGGACACCGAGGTCCACGTGCACCGCATCGGCCGCAGCGGCCGCGGCGACCAGAAAGGGCTGGCCCTGAGCCTGTGCTCGCCGGAGGAAATGCGCTGGGCCAACCTGATCGAGGAATACCAGGGGGCGCCCCTGAAATGGGCGGACATCAAATCGCTGCGGCCCAAGGCCGACCGGCCCTTGCGCGCGCCCATGGTCACGCTGTGCATACAAGGCGGCAAGAAGGACAAGCTGCGTCCCGGCGACCTGCTGGGCGCCCTGACCGGCGACGGCGGCCTGGCCTTCGAGCAGGTGGGCAAGATCAACATCACCGAATTCAACGCCTACGTGGCCCTGGACCGCCAGATCGCCAAGCAGGCGTTTTCACGCATCTCCGGCAGCAACATCAAGGGCCGCCGCTTCCGCATGCGCTTCCTGGAGGAATTCTGA